The Musa acuminata AAA Group cultivar baxijiao chromosome BXJ3-6, Cavendish_Baxijiao_AAA, whole genome shotgun sequence region CACCTTGCTAGAAAGGTATCGCACTCCCCTATGCCACAATAAGGCAAACCTTGATCTCGAcaacagaattttttttttgttcaattaAATCCATTCAACCCTTGCAAGCATTTTGTGATGGGTTTTGATGTGTTCATCTGTTATAAGTGTTCCATCAAACAATGCAAAATCAATCCTTGCAGAAGTTTCACAGGTTCTTAGCCTTTTCACCTGAAACTCACTTTTGGTTGAACATTTAACATTTGACCTGTAAAAGACCCGAGACCTTGTAAACCCAATTGTATCCCTGAATTTGCTTTTGAGAATATTAGTTGGACTTAAATACCCTGTTGTTTCTCTATATAATTTCCGAAAACATGAGGATgtgttttatatttttcatttccTGTGCTTCTTTTAGTTTGATATGAGGAACTTCTGATTGGCTTTATCCTGTTGTTCAAGCCCACCTACATGATTGCATTTGGAAGTTAGTTGATTTgtgttaattaattattttttgttcCACAGTTGAATTTCATTTGCTTCTGTCTGATATCATTTTGATCCACATATCATTGTCTTGTCGTGGCAGGTTGATTTTATGTTCCATTCATCGAAACAAGTGCACTCTCTTCGAAAGCTCCTGACATCATATTCAACAATTGATAATCGCCAGACTGTGCTTGCCAGTGCATCTATTCCTCAACACAACCGTTTCCTGTATGACTGTGTACAACAAAAATGGACCAAGGTTTTTCAACTGTTTTCAATTTTTTGCCTTTTCTggcattattattaatattatacaCATCTTATTTTTGGTACTAAAAGGGGTCCTAGTCTTGTCTGCttgaaataattatctttttggtgATTCAGAATGATGTGGTTCATATCCATGTGAATCCTGTGGAGCCAATGCCCTCTCACCTTTGTCACAGATTTGTGGTATGACATTTTGATACTCTCAATGAATGTTAATTATGTACTTGCATCGTTGTCTTGGCTACTGCTTCTTTAAGGACTTTGTATCTATTGTCCATATCACTTTATTAACTGTGGATCATGTAACTACTTCATGGTTTAAATACTTTCTAGATGGATTTACATGAAAATATTACATAGCTCTATTAGTATGCTTAGTTATCTTGTTATGCAAACTgatagaaattattattatttttacttgtAACTCTGTTTTTGCAGATTtgtaagaagaaagaaaaactatGTACTTTACTGAACCTACTTGAGCAAGATTCTCCCAGATCTGGCATAATTTTTGTTGGTGAACAGGTTAAATTCATCTTTGAATAATTATTCTTGACAAATCTATTAAGCGTGCTGCCAAAGGACATATGTCATTCTTTTTTTTGCATTTAATTAATTCTAAAATATGTAATTGTAATATAGATTTTTTTCCTCTTGCTTGAAAAGGTTGGTTGCGTCTTCCATTTCCATCAGCATGTTTCACCAGTGCTGCTTCTTGAGTATGGGGTTTGTTGCAGTTTTAATTAACAATAGGTTACTTGCTTAATGGTGCAAAATTAGTAAGCATTTCATGGTTAAAAAATAAGGAATTGAGAAATAATGCTAGAGTTTTAATTTACTTGATATTTTGAAGGCAGGGTTGGTTCAAATTGGCTACTGAAAATTTTCAATTGTCATTAACTTACAGTAAGGTAATCTAAAATCTAAGAATGTTGATTAACAAATCAATTTAGTAAGTAGATGTACCATATTCAAAAGTATATTAATACATGGCTGTCTTGTGTTAGATGTTTAATCAAAGCAAAATCAGATAAGAATCTACTTTAAATTGGAGGATGGTCATTTTTAGCAAGTTGTTTTTAGCATATATCAGGGTATGTAGAATCTCGAAATAAGGATAGCTAGAAACAAAGGAGAAAGTGATCTGTGGATATGTAGAATATATGATTCTTGTATTTGGCTCTTTAAATCAGCACATACCGTTGGTTTCTCTTTGAGCTGCACGATACAGTGCCTTTTTCTGCTGGTTAGCTGCTTTAGAAGCTAAACAGTATCTGCTATATTATCAAAATCTTCCAATTATTAGGCCCCCCAAGTTAATTTTCTCTTAAACTGAGGCTATCTTAAAATGACAGCTACATGTAATCGAAGCAGTTAATGTGCTTAATATAATTGCAAAATCCGTCTCAAATATGAACTTCATGTCCGAGCTTGATAAATCAATTGGATTCTAAATTTTGATCAGGACAGCTCACTTTTGGAAAGTAGTAGCTATTTTTCGGTCTGGTTATAAGTCTAGGTCTTCTCCAGCTGTCCACTAATAGCctctatttattttctattatCTTCAGTAATGATAAATAACCAGCAGTACCAACAAAATTCTGCTAGTTCAGGATTGAAATTTGAAAGAAGTTCCATGGTGATGTTAGAGACTTATTTAGGTCATATATTTTTCCAGTCAAGCCAAATTGAAGTTACCATCAATATCGGCTTAGAAATTTGAAAGAAGTCCTTTACTTCTTGAGATCTCTGATTAATTTATGACTGATTGCAGCATAACTTCTTGAGATCTCTGCTAAATATTTACTCATGTACATGTAGCTTTTGGTCATTATGTTCTTTTGCCACCCTCTATGATTACACTTTATCAGCAGCTTATTCAAGACAACTTTTATATTGTTCATTCCAAGGAAGAGACTGGTTGActgttaaattatattttaagcatTTCTCCAGCTAGAACCATTCTGCACATGTATATTTGTCATATGCAGTTATTTTGTTAGATTTACATATTCTGCAAACAATTGACTGTATCCTAGTGATAATATTTGCTTATCTGCAAACTTATGAACTTATTTGTAAATTTTGGTCAGTCTGAGAAGTCTAAAAAGGCTGGACAGCCTCCTTCGACGGCTCTTGTCTTGGATTTCCTGAAAGCTTCTTATAGGGGAGGCTTAGAGGTTCTTCTCCTAGATGATGACATGAACTTTAACGCACGAGCAGGTTCATTCACGGTAAATATCTGAATTAATTTGGATTAATACATGCAGGTCTGGTTGCTGGCACATTACTGTAGTATATATTATATAAAGCTAGTCTCATCTTCACCTCTTGTTATTGGTTTATAATGTTATTTATCATCAAAAGactgatttattttctttttagttttttaACTGATTGATTTTTTTCCATACGCAGCAATAAAAACTTGTTATACTTTTTTGCTCTGGCCAAACTACATATGTTACATGACAAACTCAAGACTCAAAAGTTATAGATCACGATATCTGTAAATATAAGCTGCTTCCTAGGGTAAtatattcttttccttttttgttcgAAGCAATAATTGTTATGTGAAACAAATTAGATGAGTAGTTCATTACGTGCTATATACAGTTTATAAATGCTTTATTCAGTTATTATGTTGGACCTTAGGATATATAATGCATGTTGAGCATCTCCAAACATTAATTTTGCCTGATTCATGAATGGTGATTCCAATTAAGCCAATTAACTTCAAGATAAGTGTAACTTAATCCTTGAGTTTCTTATATCTGATGTGTACAGGCTGAAACATACCTGGAGATGCTATTGTGTGATTCTTATTTAGCAAGTAAATCCAACTATTACATTCTCTCTCTTATATTGATACATCAATTTTCATTGCAGGAAGTCAGACAACGAGATTGTCTTTTGGTGTCGACAGACATCGCAAGCAGAGGGCTTGACCTGCCACAAACAACTCACATCTACAACTTCGACCTTCCAAGGACTGCAGTCGACTATCTCCACCGCGCTGGAAGAACCGGACGCGTGCCCTTCTCCAACGACCCGTGCAGTGTCACGAGCCTCCTCGCACAGGAGGAGCGATTCGTGCTACAGAGGTTCGAGAACGAGTTGATGTTTCAATGTGAGGAACTGTTCTTACAATCTATTATGACAACTTGAATCCCTTTCTTGATCTTGTCTAGCTATATTTGTGGTAACATTTTTGCCGTGTTCCATATGACACCATGAACAAGTTCACCATCATCAAGTTAGCTGGACCTGTGCAGGTGGCAGAAAGCACTCCCAAATCTCTCTCTCACGTCTCACGTCTCACGTCTCACGTCTCACGTCTCACGTCTCACGGGAGTCCCGGTTTCATTCATTACTTTGTTGCTCACATGATTAGTACATCTGCTGCACCTACTTCTTTCCTGGCCATTAATCGATCAGTGAACCATCTGCAGGGGTGGTGGTCGCCGAGAAGCCACCTGTTGGATCAGTCACAAAAGCTACATGGCCCTATGATCTTTATATAGCCAGAAGACTTGGTTTGACGTGCTCATAGTTTCGAGAAGGAGCCGAGCGTCATGTATCCGCTGGACGCCAAGTGCTACCGGCTGTTGTACGAGGTGGGCAGCGGCGTGAGCGCCGTGGTGTACAAGGCGACGTGCCTGCCGATGGACTGCTCGGTGGTGGCCATCAAGTCGATCGATCTGGAGCGGTCGAGGGCCAACTTGGACGACGTGCGGCGGGAGGCGAAGGCCATGGCGCTGCTTTCCCACCCCAACGTCCTCCGCGCCCACTGCTCCTTCACGGTCGACCGCCACCTCTGGGT contains the following coding sequences:
- the LOC135641648 gene encoding DEAD-box ATP-dependent RNA helicase 58, chloroplastic-like isoform X2 — protein: MACLCGGAAAWALPGIRCSLPLDLLSSPRAPKIPGRWNAVPLSSRFFSFSSYPVISSNASSALFYGGAQAAQAPPSAAPTLREICRGKVPEHILQRAEEIGYVLPTDVQRQSLPLLLAGRDCILHAQTGSGKTLAYMLSVFSAVDFRRSAVQALIIVPSRELGIQVTKVARMLAAKPTGFEKMQACTIMALLDGGMLKRHKSWLKAEPPEIVVATIGSLCQMLEKHVLKLEAMQILVIDEVDFMFHSSKQVHSLRKLLTSYSTIDNRQTVLASASIPQHNRFLYDCVQQKWTKNDVVHIHVNPVEPMPSHLCHRFVICKKKEKLCTLLNLLEQDSPRSGIIFVGEQSEKSKKAGQPPSTALVLDFLKASYRGGLEVLLLDDDMNFNARAGSFTEVRQRDCLLVSTDIASRGLDLPQTTHIYNFDLPRTAVDYLHRAGRTGRVPFSNDPCSVTSLLAQEERFVLQRFENELMFQCEELFLQSIMTT
- the LOC135641648 gene encoding DEAD-box ATP-dependent RNA helicase 58, chloroplastic-like isoform X1, which translates into the protein MACLCGGAAAWALPGIRCSLPLDLLSSPRAPKIPGRWNAVPLSSRFFSFSSYPVISSNASSALFYGGAQAAQAPPSAAPTLREICRGKVPEHILQRAEEIGYVLPTDVQRQSLPLLLAGRDCILHAQTGSGKTLAYMLSVFSAVDFRRSAVQALIIVPSRELGIQVTKVARMLAAKPTGFEKMQACTIMALLDGGMLKRHKSWLKAEPPEIVVATIGSLCQMLEKHVLKLEAMQILVIDEVDFMFHSSKQVHSLRKLLTSYSTIDNRQTVLASASIPQHNRFLYDCVQQKWTKNDVVHIHVNPVEPMPSHLCHRFVICKKKEKLCTLLNLLEQDSPRSGIIFVGEQSEKSKKAGQPPSTALVLDFLKASYRGGLEVLLLDDDMNFNARAGSFTEVRQRDCLLVSTDIASRGLDLPQTTHIYNFDLPRTAVDYLHRAGRTGRVPFSNDPCSVTSLLAQEERFVLQRFENELMFQCGRKHSQISLSRLTSHVSRLTSHVSRESRGGGRREATCWISHKSYMAL